A part of Paraliobacillus zengyii genomic DNA contains:
- a CDS encoding ribose-phosphate diphosphokinase, whose translation MSIEYQKEEIKIFTLSSNPALAEEIATLSGLELGDCSVKTFSDGEIQINIEESVRGCDTYVIQSTCDPADQHIMEMLIMLDALKRASAKTVNVVIPYYGYARQDRKTKAREPIVAKLIADLIQKAGASRVISLDLHATQAQGFFDLPVDQLAGIPILATYFLGKQLENVVVVAPDHGSVKRARQFADRLHAPIAILDRRGPRDVDSSQLNVVGDIEGKTAILIDDIVDTGRRITMGAKTLIENGAKEVYATCTHPVLSGIAKQNIDNSPIKELVVTNSIHIPKEKYSEKIIELSVAPLFADAISRVHNQESVSSLFFD comes from the coding sequence GTGTCCATCGAATATCAAAAAGAAGAGATAAAAATTTTCACTCTAAGTTCTAATCCTGCTTTAGCAGAAGAAATTGCAACATTGTCTGGTCTGGAATTAGGTGACTGTTCTGTTAAAACCTTTAGTGATGGTGAAATACAGATTAATATTGAAGAGAGTGTACGCGGCTGTGATACATATGTAATCCAATCAACTTGTGATCCAGCAGACCAACACATTATGGAAATGTTAATTATGCTAGATGCATTAAAACGTGCTTCTGCAAAAACAGTTAATGTCGTAATTCCTTACTATGGATATGCACGACAAGATCGTAAAACAAAAGCACGTGAACCAATTGTGGCCAAGTTAATTGCTGATTTAATTCAAAAAGCAGGCGCTTCTCGTGTAATTTCACTAGATCTTCATGCAACACAAGCACAAGGATTTTTCGACTTGCCTGTTGATCAGTTAGCCGGTATTCCTATTCTAGCTACTTATTTCTTAGGTAAACAATTAGAAAACGTCGTTGTTGTTGCGCCTGATCACGGTAGTGTCAAAAGAGCACGTCAATTCGCTGATCGTCTTCATGCCCCAATTGCTATTTTAGATAGACGAGGTCCACGAGATGTTGACTCGTCTCAATTAAATGTCGTTGGTGACATCGAAGGAAAAACTGCTATACTCATTGACGATATTGTTGATACGGGAAGACGTATAACAATGGGGGCAAAAACACTAATCGAGAATGGCGCCAAAGAAGTTTACGCTACATGTACACATCCTGTACTATCTGGAATTGCAAAGCAAAATATTGATAATTCACCAATTAAAGAGTTGGTTGTAACAAACAGTATTCATATTCCAAAAGAAAAGTATAGCGAAAAGATAATAGAATTAAGTGTTGCACCATTATTTGCTGATGCAATTTCACGTGTTCATAATCAAGAATCTGTTAGTTCACTATTTTTTGATTAA